GAGCCCCAGGTGGCGCATGCGTTGCATCCGGTCGCGCCAGTCGTCCGGATGGGTACGGAAGTAGTGGAAGGCGCCCGCCAGAATGCGGAACGGCTTGCCGTCCAGCAGGAACTCGTTTCCCCGGACCGTCAGGCCCGCGGGGTTGTCGGCCTCGGCGGCCACGGACCGGCCCGCACCCAAGGTGACGGCCGCGGCCCCGACGCCCGCGGCCCCAAGAAATCCTCTTCGGCTGAACTCGCTCACGGCAGCATCCTTTCGGCTCGGTCCACGGAGCATGTGTCTCCGCGATTGGATGTGTTGAGAAAAGTCAAAGCCTGGGGAAGTCTGTGGGTGCGCCCGTCGTTCCTCAAGATGTTTGCGTAAACTCGTTGGAAAGTTGGGAGACTTGAGATGTGGCGGCCTCCGCGCGCGGTGCGCACGGCAAGCACGACGACGTGACACAAGGACGGCGGCCCGCCCTCCCGGAATCCCGGGGGAGCGGGCCGCCGCCCGAACTGCCCTGTGTTACCGCGTCGGTTACCGCGAGCCGTACTTCTCGCTCACCAGGTTGAACACGTCCTGCGCGCCCTGTCCGAGCTGCGGACCGGCCAGCCAGGTGCTGTCCGCCGGGCCCATCGAGGTGTTGGAGACCAGCTTGGTCTTGTCACCGACCACCCGGAACCAGCCGCCGCCGGAGGAGCCACCGGTCATGGTGCAACCGATGCGGTACATCGTCGGCAGCGCGGCGCCGATCGACAGGTTGCCGGGCCGGTCGAGGCACTTGTGCATGATCTCGCCGTCGTACGGCGGGGCGGCCGGGTAGCCCCAGGCGCCCATGGTGCCGACCTCGCGGGCGTCCGGCACGGTGAAGTCGACGTCGAGCGCGTTGCCGACGGTCTCCTCCAGGGACTTGCCGCCCTGCTCCGGCTGGACGTGCATCACGGCGTAGTCGTACGCGAAGGCGTCCGAGCCGGAGTGCGAGCCGTTCGCGATCCACTCGTTGGAGGTGGCGACCCAGTCGGCCCAGTACTGGCCGTAGGGCTGCACCTCCTGGCGGGTGGCGTTGTCGCGGGCCGCGCCCTGCTTGCCGTTGTCGTTGTACGAGGGCACGAAGGCGATGTTGCGGTACCAGCCGCCCTCCTGGCCCGCGTGCACGCAGTGGCCGGCGGTCCACACCAGGTTGGACTTGCCCGGGTTGCGCGGGTCCTTCACGACCGTGCCGGAGCAGACCATCGGGCCCTCGGGGGCGTCGAAGAAGATCTTGCCGACCGGGGCCGCGTGGTTGTGGTACGGGGTCTTCTCGCGCTGGGCCTGCTTCGGCTCCGGGTCCGGGTCGCTGTAACCGCCGTCGTCGTAGGAGCTCTTGGCGCCGAGCGTGACGCCCGGGTCCTTCGCCTCCTTCATCCGCTCGGGCTTCCACAGGCCGTCGATGACCGGGTTGACGAAGTCCTTCGCCTCGCGCAGCCACTTGTCCTTGCCGAAGTCCTTCCAGCCGCCTTCGGCCCACTTGTCGGCGTCGATGCCGTGGTCCTTGAGCTTGTCCTTCAGGTCGCCGGGCAGCTCGACCTTGCCGCCCTCGTCCGCGCCCTGGGAGGAGTCGGCGGCGGGCTTGTCGGCGGCAGAGTCCTCGTCGCCGCCGCCACAACCGGTCGCGGTGAGCGCCAGGGCGGCGACCAGCCCGGTGGCGGCGACGGTCAGACGCCGCGCCCTGGAGAAGGGCGGTCGAATGGAACGCATGGTGCGTAAACCCCCGTGAGTACTTATGTGTGTCATGTGCTTGTCATGGCGTGGCCTGAATCTGTCCCCGGCCGCACGCCCAAGGCCCACCACTATGCCGGGCCAATCGCGGGTGAACAGCGGCGGGGTGGTGAAGATCCTGCAGGTAACCACCCCGCCGCGGTTTACCGGCCGCTCGCGTCGCCCGGATCGACCGGGTCTCGCGAGCAGGCCGTCAAACCGTGTCCGGATATGCCTACTTGGCGAACTTCTCGCTCACCGCGTTGTACACACCCTCGGCCTCCTTGCCCAGGCGAGGACCAGCCAGCCAGCCCGAAGTGATCGGGCCGATGGAGGTGTTGGAGACCAGCGCGGGCTTGCCGTCGCTGCCGTTCGCGATCCAGCCACCACCGGAGGAGCCACCGGTCATGGTGCAGCCGATGCGGTACATCGTCGGCTGGTCCTGGGTCAGCGACAGACGGCCCGGCTTGTCCGCGCACTGGAACAGCTTCTGACCGTCGTACGGCGGCGCCGCCGGGTAGCCCTTGGCCGTCATCTGCTCCAGCTTGGGCACCGCG
This is a stretch of genomic DNA from Streptomyces sp. NA04227. It encodes these proteins:
- a CDS encoding serine protease → MRSIRPPFSRARRLTVAATGLVAALALTATGCGGGDEDSAADKPAADSSQGADEGGKVELPGDLKDKLKDHGIDADKWAEGGWKDFGKDKWLREAKDFVNPVIDGLWKPERMKEAKDPGVTLGAKSSYDDGGYSDPDPEPKQAQREKTPYHNHAAPVGKIFFDAPEGPMVCSGTVVKDPRNPGKSNLVWTAGHCVHAGQEGGWYRNIAFVPSYNDNGKQGAARDNATRQEVQPYGQYWADWVATSNEWIANGSHSGSDAFAYDYAVMHVQPEQGGKSLEETVGNALDVDFTVPDAREVGTMGAWGYPAAPPYDGEIMHKCLDRPGNLSIGAALPTMYRIGCTMTGGSSGGGWFRVVGDKTKLVSNTSMGPADSTWLAGPQLGQGAQDVFNLVSEKYGSR